The window AAGAATATCTCTCATATATGCCTTTATAATATTTAGCTTTTGAATTATCCTATAATAACGAAACATAAGATGTCAACAAGAGGTAAATATGGAAAAAATAAAGCTTATGGAAAAGGCTAAAGAAGCCAGCAAAAAAGCATACGCCCCATACTCAAAGATAAATGTAGGTTGTGCAATAGAAACAATGGAAGGAGAAATCATACTGGGAGCCAATATAGAAAACAGATCATACGGACTAACAATATGCGCAGAAAGAACAGCCATATTCAACTATGTACTAGGAAAACATAAAGGAATAAAAGCTCTTGCCATATACAGCGCAAACGTAGAAAATACTCTTTACCCTTGCGGAGCATGCAGACAGGTTATGTCAGAATTTATGAAAAAAGATACACCTATAATATGTTATAATGCAAAAGAAAATAAAATAATAACAGAAACATTGGGAAGTCTTTTTCCAGGCGATGTCCTCTCAGAAATAAAGCCAGATTAAAATCAGGAATTTTTAGCTCGCTTTTCATCATCTTCCATTTTTGTCTTCCAAACATCTATTTTTCTATTTGTACTTTCTACCTCTTCCTTATTTCCCAGAATCTGATTAAACCTCTTATAACTTTCCAGAAAAAGTATCGCCTTTCTAAAATCATCAAGTCTCTGAGTAGAAAGCTCATATCTTTCTCTATAGCGATCAGCAGCCTGAGCAAGAAGACGCTTTACCATATCCACATACAACAGGCGCTCTCTATATCCATCAATCCTAGGATCAAGCTTAGCAACAATTTCACGCAAATCAAGAATATTTTTTGAAACAACTGCAAATCTGGCCTCAAGATCCACAAAAGCCCATTTCCACTTGGAAACCTCCCCAAAGGCATCCTTAACACTTGCTAAAGAAAACCCCAATTTATTTATCAGTCTGAATCTCTCAATATCATTAATTCCCATAATAGCATCCCACCTCCCCTTTAACTCACTAAGAGGCGGATCAATAGAAGAAGAAACCACATCTTCTATCCGCATAATAGAAACAGAGCAAAGTTTTCTTGCTTCATTTAAAAAACCATCATTTTTTATTCCCAGCAACTGTTCTGACAAAGCATTCATGAGAAGATAAAACGACACCTTGTTGATAAGAAGCTCAGACAGAGCAAATCTCTGAACCTCAAAACCAGAGTCAGAAGATGCTATAACAGACTCTAGGTTTTTTTCTCTTGACGAAAGCTTATCCAATATATTCTTATATTTCTGAATCCTATTAGCATATATTTGCTTTGCCTCTTCTGAAACTTTAGCCACCTTTTACTCCTTGATATCTCTCAAGCAAAGCCCTGGCATGCTCCAAGGAAACAGGATTTTCCGAATCGCCAGAAAGCATCCTTGCTATTTCCTTTTCCCTTTCCTCTTTTTTTATATAACTTATATCGGTATAAGTGGCATTAGATTCAACTCTCTTGCTAACAAAAAGATGCCTATCTGCTCTGGAAGCAATGGAAGCAATATGAGTAATACAAAAAACCTGCTTATCTTTAGCAAGCTCAGAAAGATGCTTACCAACAGCTATAGCTACCTCACCTCCAATACCTGTATCCACCTCATCAAAAATAATTGTAGAAATGGAATCTGCCTTTGCCATAAGGGTTTTTATGGCAAGCATAACCCTAGAAAGCTCACCTCCAGAAGCAATTTTCCTAAGAGGTTTAAAATCCTCTCCGGCATTAGGTGCAATAAGAAATTCAACAGTATCCATACCGGAGGGGTTACACAGCGGAACACCCTTTTCCGATATGCGAGGAGAAACATCTATCTTAAACCTTGCCTTAGTCATTCCTAGAGTTTTTACAATATCTTCAATCTTTGCAGAAGAATCAGAAGCAGCCGCATTTCTCAAAGCGGATATTTGTTTGGCCATTTCAAAAACACCACGTCTTAGCTCGGAAACCTTCTTCTCCAACTGCATAATATCATCATCGTAAGAAACAACTTCCTCAAGTCTTTTTTGGGCATTTTCAAGATACGAAAGAATCTCAGGGATAGAATCTCCATATTTACGCTTGAGCTTCTGAATCTGTGCAATACGCTCGGAACACTGCTCAAGCCTCTCAGGAGAAAAAGAAAGACCATCCCTGTAAGAAGAAAGCTGTTCTACAACATCCTCAACCTCATAAAATGCACTTTCCAATCTGGAATACAACTCCTTAATAGAAGAATCAAACCCTGCAACACTATCAAGAAGTCGTAACATACGCTTGAGACCAGGCAAAACACCATGCCCATCATCCCCTGCCAGATAAAAAAAATCGGACAAATCGGAAAAAATCTTTTCCATATTGGATAAAACAGCTAGCTCGCGATCCAACTCTTCATCTTCACCTTCGACAAGAGAAGCTCCTTCAATCTCCTTTACAGAAAACTCAAGAAGCTCTCTTTCCTTCTCCAAATTATCCCCTCTGGCAACAAGCTCATCAAGCCTGTTTTTGGTAGAAACAAAATCATTAAAAAGAGAAGAATACCTTGCAAGCTCATCATCTAGCCCTGCAAAAGAATCAAGATATCTTCTCTGACTATCCGGTTTAAATAGAGATTGATGCTCATGTTGTCCATGTATGTCCACAAGAAAAGACGTAAACTCTGCAAGATCAGAAGCAGAAACGCTGACCCCGGATATAAAAGCAGAACTCCTACCCGTCTTTTTTATAACACGTCTTACGATAACAAGACCATCCTCAAACGCTATATCCCGCCCAGAAAGCCATAATAAAGCATCATTATTATTAGCTACATTAAAGACAGCAGAAACCTCTGCAAAATCGGCACCACTCCTTATGACATCAGAAGCGACACGCTCTCCCACCAAAACAGAGAGAGCACCTATAAATACGGACTTTCCAGCACCAGTTTCACCCGTTATAACAGTGAAGCCAGGAAAAAAATC is drawn from Spirochaetia bacterium 38H-sp and contains these coding sequences:
- the cdd gene encoding cytidine deaminase; protein product: MEKIKLMEKAKEASKKAYAPYSKINVGCAIETMEGEIILGANIENRSYGLTICAERTAIFNYVLGKHKGIKALAIYSANVENTLYPCGACRQVMSEFMKKDTPIICYNAKENKIITETLGSLFPGDVLSEIKPD
- the recN gene encoding DNA repair protein RecN, with the protein product MLEQLSIRNYAIIDELVVDFFPGFTVITGETGAGKSVFIGALSVLVGERVASDVIRSGADFAEVSAVFNVANNNDALLWLSGRDIAFEDGLVIVRRVIKKTGRSSAFISGVSVSASDLAEFTSFLVDIHGQHEHQSLFKPDSQRRYLDSFAGLDDELARYSSLFNDFVSTKNRLDELVARGDNLEKERELLEFSVKEIEGASLVEGEDEELDRELAVLSNMEKIFSDLSDFFYLAGDDGHGVLPGLKRMLRLLDSVAGFDSSIKELYSRLESAFYEVEDVVEQLSSYRDGLSFSPERLEQCSERIAQIQKLKRKYGDSIPEILSYLENAQKRLEEVVSYDDDIMQLEKKVSELRRGVFEMAKQISALRNAAASDSSAKIEDIVKTLGMTKARFKIDVSPRISEKGVPLCNPSGMDTVEFLIAPNAGEDFKPLRKIASGGELSRVMLAIKTLMAKADSISTIIFDEVDTGIGGEVAIAVGKHLSELAKDKQVFCITHIASIASRADRHLFVSKRVESNATYTDISYIKKEEREKEIARMLSGDSENPVSLEHARALLERYQGVKGG